A single Brevundimonas sp. M20 DNA region contains:
- the uppS gene encoding polyprenyl diphosphate synthase, with the protein MSAEPASQTPEGPTSPGPRHVALIMDGNGRWAEARGLPRAVGHREGVQALKRTIQVAPKLGIQCLTVFGFSTENWQRPADEVSDLMGLVRTYVGSDLKRLEKAGVRLRVLGRREGLPADIAKIVDKAEAETAHNDKFILQVAFNYGGRADIVDAARRYVERVKAGETVEPLDEASLGAGLSTAGGPPVDVIVRTSGEYRLSNFLLWEAAYAELVYQDILWPDYGEAALADVVEQFRSRDRRYGGRPAARAAV; encoded by the coding sequence ATGAGCGCCGAACCCGCCAGTCAGACGCCCGAAGGTCCCACCTCTCCCGGGCCGCGCCATGTCGCGTTGATCATGGACGGCAACGGCCGCTGGGCCGAGGCGCGTGGTCTGCCGCGCGCCGTCGGGCACCGGGAGGGCGTTCAGGCGCTCAAACGGACGATCCAGGTCGCGCCCAAGCTGGGCATCCAGTGCCTGACCGTGTTCGGCTTTTCGACCGAGAACTGGCAGCGTCCGGCGGACGAGGTGTCCGACCTGATGGGGCTTGTGCGCACCTATGTCGGCAGCGATCTGAAGCGGCTGGAGAAGGCGGGGGTCCGTCTGCGCGTTCTCGGCCGCCGCGAGGGGCTGCCGGCCGACATCGCCAAGATCGTGGACAAGGCCGAGGCCGAGACCGCGCACAATGACAAATTCATCCTGCAGGTCGCCTTCAACTACGGCGGTCGGGCGGACATCGTCGACGCCGCCCGCCGCTATGTCGAACGGGTGAAGGCGGGCGAGACGGTCGAGCCGCTGGATGAGGCCTCGCTGGGCGCCGGACTGTCCACCGCGGGCGGGCCGCCGGTGGATGTGATCGTGCGCACATCGGGAGAATATCGCCTTTCGAACTTCCTGCTGTGGGAAGCCGCCTACGCCGAGCTGGTCTATCAGGACATTCTCTGGCCCGACTACGGCGAGGCCGCCCTGGCCGACGTGGTCGAACAGTTCCGGAGCCGTGACCGCCGCTACGGCGGGCGCCCCGCCGCCAGGGCGGCCGTCTGA